TCGGGGTATACTTCAGGGCTCCGACGCGGGGGAGGGACTGAGAGGCTAATTTGGCGATATTGGGAGAGGCGAGGCGGGTCAGCAGGACAGTCTAGATTTTCATCTGACGATGCACagtttttggtgttgagtttAGCTTCATGGCGCAATGCACATCAGAAACCCTCACCTGAGTCGGGTTTCGTTTCACCGCTCCACTTGGGCATGCCACGACATGGCGGTTGGATATTCGTATCCTCTTGGCAAATGTGGTCTTCATTCATAGGTCAAGTTGTCTACTCGGTCCCATCGGCTGCAGAGGGAGGCCGGAATTCCAGGGTCGACACCATCTCTGGAATGGGAAATTTGGTAGGCCAATGGTGCATCATGCGATTCAACGTGCCTGGCAACCAAAAAAGCCAAGCTTTTCTGACTGTGAAGATGATTGGCTTCGTCGGAAACCCTTTTGGAAGGGCTCTTGCTATTATTACCGGTTATTTCCCTGTCCTTGACCATCGTGAACTCAATTGGTGTCGCCTCAATTGGGTTAATCCTGAGGAAACACGGCACGAAGAGCCTATCGAGGGAGGGGAAGAGTCACGAAGtgaacaacaccaaaatgCGATTCACTGAAATGAGCGGTAAGAAGGACTACCGATGACAGCTCGACGATAACGAATGCGCTTCGTGCCGCTCTCAATTGGTGTAGAAACATAGCAGGGAGGGGGTCTCAATGCCACGAGATTGCAAGCGAAACACCAACGCCCCTCGCGAGATGAAGGCATCGTGAAATGTGACTCTCCCGCAAAAGGTCCCATGACCAAATTTCTCGGGGTGTTTTTGCTTTGCTCTTACCGTACCGTACTAACAAGGGTAAAAATAGCCTTTCCTCTTCGCTATGACAAGTCCGTGGCAGTCCAGCTGATTGCCATTCCCCCTCCCCATGGCAGAAACTCATGCAACCCCAACCGAGCGGCGTCTGACTGTTTAACCTTTTCCATTGAGCATGGGTCTCTGACGCTTCGATAGTGGCCGTTCCTCGCCTGCAAGATCCGACATCGCGCGTTCTATTCTCTATCTCGTTTCGTTATCACACGTCCTATCATCCTTTACACGGGGTCGACCGGCACTTGATGCCCGGTCCAAGACCAAAATAGATCTAGACTCGTCCCGTTATCTCTGCTCCCCCGCATGCCAGGCCCGGAAAACACAACACCATAAACACACGCCCTCCAACTTTGAACGGCGCCGCCTCTCCATGCCGATCACGTGAGCGCTCCCGCAACCGGAGGTTCTCATGTTAGTTGCTCTTATCGTAACCATGACATAGTGACAAGATACTTTTGAGGATGATCTTGGTGAGGAGGAGTGCGGAGTCGTAGATTGCTGatagaaagatatatttCGACTAGAACCTTTGACCTTTGCCAATAGAAGCTTCCGTGTTGGAAAccattctcatctcatcttcctttccatctcatcctctaCCTACATCACATAATAGCAGAAATGGCACCCTCACCACGGGTACTCATTATTGGCGCTGGCATCGTCGGCGTCAACGTTGCTGATGAGCTGGTCTCTCGCGGCTGGACCGACATCACGGTCCTTGATCAGGGACCTCTGGACATGCCTGGTGGCTCAACTTCTCACGCCCCTGGTCTTGTATTCCAGACAAACACATCAAAGACTCTCAGCAAGATGGCTACATACACAGTTGAGAAGCTACTATCACTAGGCTGTTTCAACCAAGTCGGTGGTTTAGAAATCGCTACTACTCCTGCACGACTAgaggagctcaagagaaAAAGGGGATACGCTTACTCTTGGGGCATAGAGGCGAATCTCATCAGCCCTGAGAAGTGCCTTGAGCTGTACCCCTTACTGGATAAGAGCAAGGTACTTGGTGGTCTTCACATTCCCACTGATGGCCTTGCACTGGCTCGCCCTGCTCAAGCGAAGCTTATTGAGCGAACACGAGCAGCTGGTGTCAAGTATCACGGGTCTACAGTGGTCACATCAATCGACCACCACGATGGCCATGTCTCAGCTGTCAACACTAAGAATGGAACTTTCGAGGCTGATATCGTCATCTCATGCGCTGGATTCTGGGGTGTTGAGATTGGAGCCATGGTTGGCCTGCCAGTTCCCCTGACACCAATGGCTCACCAATATGTGCACACAAAGTCAGTTCCCTGCCAGAAGGGTAAGAATGAGGAGCCTAATGGTGCCAAACTTCCTATCCTTCGCCATCAGGATCAGGATCTTTACTACCGTGAACACGGTGATCACATCGGCATTGGATTCTACGGCCATCGCCCAATGCCCGTCGTTGCAGCCTCGCTTGGCGAGACACCCAAGAACGTGGATTCCAGAAACATGCCATCTAGCCTCCAGTTCACTCCCAAGGACTTCGCACCAGGTTGGGAGCTATCCAAGGAGATCCTTCCTGCACTCCGAGAAACTGAGATCGACCACGGTTTCAATGGTATCATGTCTTTCACACCCGACGGTGGCCCTCTCGTCGGCCAGGCCCCCAACTTTGACAACTTCTACGTCGCTGAGGCTGTCTGGGTCACACAATCTGCTGGTGTCGGCAAGGCACTTGCTGAGCTTCTCACCACGGGCCGATCTGAGATCGACCTTTCCGAGTGCGACATCTCCCGCTTTGAGCAAGTTCAACTTTCACCTGCCTACGTCGCCGAAACAACATCTACACAGTTTGTCGAAGTCTACGATATCCTCCACCCTCTTCAACCCAAGGAGTCACCCCGCAACCTCCGCGTCAGCCCCTTCCACCAACGCCAGCAGGAGCTTGGTGCCTACTTCCTCGAGGCTGGTGGCTGGGAACGCCCTCACCACTTCGAAGCCaacgagaagcttctcaaggactTGCCTGAGGCTTGGAAACCTGTGGAGCGAGATGCTTGGTCTTCTCGATACTACTCTGCTGTTTCGGCGGCTGAGGCCTGGAAGACAAGAACTGCTGTTGCTTTGTACGATCAGACACCTATTCGACGGCTGGAGATCACTGGTCCTGGTGCTGCTGAGCTGCTTCAGCGCTTGACGACTGGTAACGTTGCTGGAAAGGTCGGCAAGGTGACATTCACCCTACTCCTGGATACCCATGGTGGTATCAAGAGTGACATCTTCGTCGCTCGACTCGGAGAGGATCTTTTCCATCTCGGAGTCAACGGGCCCGTCGACTTTCACTACTTTACTCGCGAGGCGAAGATTCAGACCAAGGCCAGCCCTCACCGAGCAGTGCAGGTTCGTGACATTACCGGTGGTCTCGCTGCCGTCGGCGTCTGGGGTCCCCGTGCAAaggatctcatcaagcttgtcagCAAGGACGACTTCTCAGACCGAGCCCTTCCTTACCTGAGCGTCAAGAAGGCAGAGATCTCTGGCATTCCCGTAATTGCTACCAACTTCTCGTACATCGGTGAAGAAGGCTGGGAGATATACACAACCGCCGACAATGGTCTGCGACTCTGGGATGCTCTCTGGCAGGGTGGTCAGCCTTACGGAGTCATTGCTGCTGGACGAAGCACCTTCAACGCCCTCCGTATCGAGAAGGGCTTCCGATCTTGGGGTACTGATATGACCACAGAGTACGACCCTTATGAGGCTGGACTTGAGTTTGCTCTCCAACCAGGCAAGGATGGCTACGTTGGCTACAACGCTCTCAAGGGCCGTTCGAGTGAGAAGGTGTCTCGCCGCATTCGCGGTCTCACCATTGACGACGGCCGCTCTGTCATTCTCGGCAAGGAGCCAGTGTTCGTCAAGGGCCGTGCCGTTGGCTACGTGACAAGCACAGCATTCGGATATAGCGTCCGCAAGCCCATCGCCTACgcatacctacctaaggaGGTTCTCGAGGGCGACAAGGTAGAGATCGAGTACTTCGGCAAGCGTATCAAGGCTACCGTTACATCTCTACCCTTTTACCAGCCCGAGAAGAGCGCATATGGCCAGACCTCACAGGCCAGCTTCTCTGCTCGCCTGTAGATTATGAATTTTACGATTTCCTTTGTCTTGGGTGTCTCATCTGTCTTTCTGCAATGAGGACGAGGGTTTTGTGATGCTGGAATTCCTAGATGGCGGAGAAGTCATGTTATAGGAAAAGTCTAATAGGCAGCTTACTCTTGCATAATGAGCGATGATTTCTACTAGATGTTAATGAACCATGTTATAAGACTATATCGTTTTGTTGTCGGTGAATCTACTAGTTTGAGTTATTTGTAAGTCGGCATTGAGTCTCTCCGTGAGCTGTCTTGGCTGACAAGGATAGTGATCCCAGATGCCGTTTCTGGAACATCCCAGCGGACATGATAGGTCGCGATATAAGGGCTagcaaaaaagaaagaggaataGTTTGATTCATAACGTTGCGTCTTAGGATTGCTTATCAATTTGTCTCAACCGAGACTCAGATAGCAATGGTCTTATAAGTCGTACCACGACATCATTAGTTCACCCACTCAACGGGCATCTGAGATTCGAGAGAGAATCCTTCGACAGTGGACGAGATGACTAGAATGCGAGCTTTCGTGACCGATGGCAGAGGAAGCGGGTCTGTCCAGTCAGTTCCTCGTCCAAACCcgcgagaaggagaagttcttgTCAAGATTCACTACGCGGCTCTGAACCCTGGTGATTGGAAACTCGTTGAAGGCGATGTGTTGGACGGACCAGCACAGCCGGGTCTCTTCGCCGGCTGTGACTTCGCCGGCACCGTTGAGGACCCCAACGGCTCTGACTGGAAGAAAGACCAGAGAGTTGGCGGCTGGGTTCATGGCGCAACCTTCGAAGGCATCGGATCTTTTGCAGAGTACATGAACATCGAAGCATCACTCGTATTTGCCATACCCGACAACATCAGCTTGCAGCAGGCATCGACTATCTCACTTGCTTTTGCGACGGCCACACAAGCCATGTATCGGCACCTGTCGCTACCTGAACCCTACCAGTCTAAAGAAGACAAAGTGGACTTTTTGGTGTATGGTGCTTCCACGAGCGTTGGCCTGTACGCTGTTCAACTTGGCAAGCTCAGCGGTCTTCGTGCCATTGCAGTGGCCTCATCCAAGAACCATGACCTCCTCAAACGGCTGGGTGCCGAGGTCACGGTCGACTACCACGATGAAGATTGGGTTGAACGTGTCAAAGAGACTACTGGGGGGGAACTGAGATATGCCCTCGATAACATTGCAGATGGAGGTTCTCCGGACAAAGTAGCCCGCTGCCTGGCTCACAGCACAGGATCTCAGCTGATTGCTCTATCGCCACTCGACAAAGAGTCTATTCGCACCGTCAATCCATATGTCAAAGCCGAGTCTATGCTTGCTTTTACTGTCTTTGGCAGGGCGTTGGGTGAGGAATACACAGTGTTTGACAATACAGGTCCCGAGACACCAGACGAGAAAAGTGCCTGGGAGAAGTACCTACGACTAGTAACGGTGATGCTGGAGAGGGGCGACCTTGAGGCGAACCCGGTAATAGAAGTTGGAACTCtggaagatgttggtgaagCCTTTCGGTTGAGCAGAGAAGGGCAGCTGTCAGCTGAGAAGGCCGTTCTGAGGGTCAATACGGAATTCGGAAGCGATGAGTAGAGGTGACACAACGAGCATGGAATGGCGATACGGCCAATACGTCTAGATGAACACTGCGATTAAGTTAATTATGACTGAAGAAACGGAAATTTCCAGCGGCGTTCGATCGGTGTCGTTTCCGTTGGCCGAGATATCAAGACGGGAAGCTTCCTTCACTGAAAGCCGGTTCCGCGGGCGGAACACTCGCCTACCTGCTGTTGGCGCTGTAGCAGATAGCAATTTATCAGCGCGATGATAAGGCGCTATCTGTTAGTATGCTAACAGGGCTTGACCGTTGAATCACCGACGTCATTTTCTGGAAACCTGTTCCGCCCATTCCAAAGCTTGAAACGCGACGGCAGGGAATGGGTTGCAACTAATGCAGGCCCAACAAAAATAAGGCTTGTCAGTTGCGTCATTCTGCCGTTTGATGGAGCTTGTTTAAAGAAATTCTTATCGTCGTTAAGATTCTATGTGCGATGAAATACGCAGATCGTTTTGGTGACGAAGATCAGGGAAACGAGGACAGTGGAGTTTGTTCACTGGGGCAGGCAGGCAGGGCGCTGAGTGCAGCAAGATTGGCGCTCCAAACCGCCAACTTAGGGTAGCTTGCGGCACGAGACGGTCGCGTGGAGATGCTTGCGACGAGTTTAACGGGAATTAGCTTTGGAACCTTAAAACGGGAGGTCAAATCAAATGCCAAAGGTTAAAGACGTTGTTTTTATGTAACAGCTTCCTCATTGATCGTAGATACCTCGCGCGTGGTGGATTTCCCCAGATAATGCCTGTCTTTGTCTCGAATATCGCGGTCAAATGCCAAGATGGACACGGCGGGTGCCAAGCTGTCAGAGGCGTCTATCGCCCTGCCAAGAGATCAAGCACGGTTTTAATTGGGAATATCTCCAATTTCTTCGACTTCATTGATATTGACGACAATTGAACACATGTGCTGTAAATACTCACCACCACAATTAAACCCTGGCATGTCCTTTTGTCTTGCCTGGGCCATCCGTGCGTATTTCTCACCTAAGATTTGAACGAAGATCAGTACTCAAACTCTATCAATGACTGCCTCCCATTCCTCCTCCCATGACACGACTCAAAGTCGGTCCTACCACAGCAAGACCCGTTTATATCCCCCTTCTCAGTCTCCAGACTCCAGTCAGATAAAACCCAACTGTCTCTGCCCAATTAGACCTGCTACAGCCACTGCTCATCGTATGTTAGCCTCGGGATCGGCGGCTTGATAAGAGGCCCCTTCCGGCTAGCTCGGCTCCGGGCGCGCCCCGATGATACAGGTGCTACGCCATTTGCTGCCAACTGCTCAATTTCACACGCACGCAGATCCAGCAGAGATATTCCGGGGTAGAAACTTGAATCTATGACAAATAGATTCCTCAAAAGATGCCACTTTCCCCAGACTTGGGAGGAGCCTTTGCGCGCACCTTATCCAGATTGCAGAACATCACATGTAACACCAGATAAAACATGTCTCGTCGGACCTCTAGTCGTAGAGAAATCGACGACAATACCTTCGGATCCGAGGATGCACAGGATTAAGCTACAGCCTAACCTCAGCTCTAAAACTTCCGATCAGTAGCACTCTTTTCCCCTACGTCAGCACGCGACCAAACGGTTGATAGGCTAGCTTCCCTCTCTTCCCTTGCTCTCCCCAGCTCCTTTTTTTGGTGGCTTGAGCTTTGTTTCATTCGAGTGTCCACTTCTTTTGCCCCAGCTGAGCAAAGTGCCGCTTTATCCGTGAGATAGAGAGCAGCCCCCAGTCTCCCATAAACGGATCACCACAGCAATTCGAACAGTGAAACCAACAATCAAATCAATGCTCCATGTTACGTACCCTTCCCAGGTACCTATCTCTCTCTGCATCCTTCCAAAAA
This DNA window, taken from Fusarium fujikuroi IMI 58289 draft genome, chromosome FFUJ_chr11, encodes the following:
- a CDS encoding related to dimethylglycine dehydrogenase, mitochondrial precursor, translating into MAPSPRVLIIGAGIVGVNVADELVSRGWTDITVLDQGPLDMPGGSTSHAPGLVFQTNTSKTLSKMATYTVEKLLSLGCFNQVGGLEIATTPARLEELKRKRGYAYSWGIEANLISPEKCLELYPLLDKSKVLGGLHIPTDGLALARPAQAKLIERTRAAGVKYHGSTVVTSIDHHDGHVSAVNTKNGTFEADIVISCAGFWGVEIGAMVGLPVPLTPMAHQYVHTKSVPCQKGKNEEPNGAKLPILRHQDQDLYYREHGDHIGIGFYGHRPMPVVAASLGETPKNVDSRNMPSSLQFTPKDFAPGWELSKEILPALRETEIDHGFNGIMSFTPDGGPLVGQAPNFDNFYVAEAVWVTQSAGVGKALAELLTTGRSEIDLSECDISRFEQVQLSPAYVAETTSTQFVEVYDILHPLQPKESPRNLRVSPFHQRQQELGAYFLEAGGWERPHHFEANEKLLKDLPEAWKPVERDAWSSRYYSAVSAAEAWKTRTAVALYDQTPIRRLEITGPGAAELLQRLTTGNVAGKVGKVTFTLLLDTHGGIKSDIFVARLGEDLFHLGVNGPVDFHYFTREAKIQTKASPHRAVQVRDITGGLAAVGVWGPRAKDLIKLVSKDDFSDRALPYLSVKKAEISGIPVIATNFSYIGEEGWEIYTTADNGLRLWDALWQGGQPYGVIAAGRSTFNALRIEKGFRSWGTDMTTEYDPYEAGLEFALQPGKDGYVGYNALKGRSSEKVSRRIRGLTIDDGRSVILGKEPVFVKGRAVGYVTSTAFGYSVRKPIAYAYLPKEVLEGDKVEIEYFGKRIKATVTSLPFYQPEKSAYGQTSQASFSARL
- a CDS encoding toxD-like protein, which codes for MTRMRAFVTDGRGSGSVQSVPRPNPREGEVLVKIHYAALNPGDWKLVEGDVLDGPAQPGLFAGCDFAGTVEDPNGSDWKKDQRVGGWVHGATFEGIGSFAEYMNIEASLVFAIPDNISLQQASTISLAFATATQAMYRHLSLPEPYQSKEDKVDFLVYGASTSVGLYAVQLGKLSGLRAIAVASSKNHDLLKRLGAEVTVDYHDEDWVERVKETTGGELRYALDNIADGGSPDKVARCLAHSTGSQLIALSPLDKESIRTVNPYVKAESMLAFTVFGRALGEEYTVFDNTGPETPDEKSAWEKYLRLVTVMLERGDLEANPVIEVGTLEDVGEAFRLSREGQLSAEKAVLRVNTEFGSDE